The following proteins come from a genomic window of Polaribacter dokdonensis:
- a CDS encoding carboxymuconolactone decarboxylase family protein yields the protein MPTKVKEFNDYRQKMNDKILASDNKVIKRIFNLDTNAFKEGHLPVKTKELLGLVASMVLRCDDCVQYHLEASMKNGVTKEEVMETLSIANLIGGTIVIPHLRRAVEYWEALENE from the coding sequence ATGCCAACAAAAGTTAAGGAATTTAATGATTATCGTCAGAAGATGAACGATAAAATTTTAGCCTCAGATAATAAAGTTATAAAACGAATTTTTAACCTAGACACTAATGCCTTTAAGGAAGGTCATTTACCTGTTAAAACCAAAGAATTACTAGGTTTAGTGGCTTCTATGGTTTTAAGATGTGATGATTGTGTACAGTATCATTTAGAAGCTTCTATGAAAAATGGAGTAACTAAAGAAGAAGTTATGGAAACTTTATCTATAGCTAACCTTATTGGAGGTACTATTGTAATTCCTCATTTAAGAAGAGCTGTAGAATATTGGGAAGCTTTAGAAAATGAATAA
- the lptB gene encoding LPS export ABC transporter ATP-binding protein → MILRADNIQKLYGSRKVVKGISLEVQQGEIIGLLGPNGAGKTTSFYMIVGMIKPNSGQIFLNDLEITKDPMYKRAQKGIGYLAQEASVFRKLSVEDNIMSVLQFTDLSKKEQKMKLESLIDEFNIGHVRKNRGDLLSGGERRRTEIARCLASDPKFILLDEPFAGVDPIAVEDIQSIVAQLKNKNIGILITDHDVQATLAITDKTYLMYNGSILKEGTPEELAADEMVRKVYLGKDFELKKKRVFSS, encoded by the coding sequence ATGATATTAAGAGCAGATAATATTCAAAAACTTTATGGAAGCAGAAAGGTTGTTAAAGGCATTTCTCTAGAAGTTCAGCAAGGTGAAATTATTGGTTTACTTGGACCTAATGGTGCTGGTAAAACAACTTCATTTTATATGATAGTTGGAATGATAAAACCAAACTCTGGTCAAATATTTTTGAATGATTTAGAGATAACCAAAGACCCAATGTACAAACGTGCACAAAAAGGAATTGGTTATTTAGCTCAAGAAGCCTCTGTCTTTAGAAAATTATCTGTAGAAGATAATATTATGTCTGTACTTCAATTTACTGATCTTTCTAAAAAAGAGCAGAAAATGAAATTAGAATCTTTAATAGATGAATTTAATATTGGTCATGTTCGTAAAAACAGAGGTGATTTATTGTCTGGAGGTGAACGTAGAAGAACAGAAATTGCACGTTGTTTAGCTTCTGATCCTAAATTTATTCTATTAGATGAACCTTTTGCAGGTGTAGATCCAATTGCTGTAGAAGACATACAGAGCATTGTTGCTCAATTAAAGAATAAGAATATTGGTATTCTTATAACAGATCATGATGTACAAGCAACATTAGCCATTACAGATAAGACTTATTTAATGTATAATGGTAGTATTTTAAAAGAAGGAACTCCTGAAGAATTAGCTGCAGATGAAATGGTTAGAAAGGTTTATTTAGGAAAAGATTTTGAATTGAAAAAGAAGCGAGTTTTTAGTTCTTAA
- a CDS encoding glyoxalase: MFKSVRSFIGAKNYKESLEFYKDLGFKELTLSDTMTYFSISEDLGFYLQKAFVKDWVDNSMLFLEVEDLENYLDNLKSKNLTQKYKKVRLSEIVINDWGKEFFLHDPSGILWHIGNFKN, from the coding sequence ATGTTTAAATCTGTTCGATCTTTTATTGGTGCTAAAAATTATAAAGAGTCTTTAGAGTTCTATAAAGATTTAGGTTTTAAAGAATTAACATTATCTGATACAATGACTTATTTTTCAATTAGTGAAGACCTAGGTTTTTATTTGCAAAAGGCATTCGTAAAGGATTGGGTAGATAATTCAATGTTATTTTTAGAAGTAGAAGATTTAGAAAATTATTTAGACAATTTAAAATCAAAAAATCTTACTCAAAAATATAAAAAAGTTAGGCTTTCTGAAATTGTAATAAATGATTGGGGTAAAGAATTCTTTTTGCATGATCCATCAGGAATTCTTTGGCATATAGGAAATTTTAAGAACTAA
- a CDS encoding GAF domain-containing sensor histidine kinase → MITANPPENEVERLKSLQNYKILDSLPEEDYDAIAKIASSICNTPIALISLVDKDRQWFKANHGLDAKQTPRDLAFCAHSILEPNDLFIVNDATKDERFFDNPLTTGDPNVIFYAGASLNTSDGYPLGTLCVIDNEPKVLSEEQKDALKLLANQVVNLLELRKKNRELEKVNKEVSSLNEQLNNFAYRLTHDLKSPINGVNFLVDVLKTDHAALFDNQEAKDYLGLISNRMGYMSNLVDDILHYTKVNNENIIYSKFSLKDTVASIVNNIDFENLVTCSYNLVSDAVVSSKIGVMQVFQNLISNSIKFSDKEKVALSIELKKDSDYYHFIYCDNGPGIPVKYREKVFNMFETLSNEQNNSTGIGLTTVKSIIERLGGTCSLEEPKENNTGICFHFKILIKDITT, encoded by the coding sequence ATGATTACTGCAAATCCCCCAGAAAACGAAGTTGAAAGACTGAAATCTTTACAGAATTATAAAATTTTAGATTCTTTACCAGAAGAAGATTATGATGCCATTGCTAAAATAGCTTCTAGTATTTGTAATACACCAATAGCACTTATTTCTCTAGTAGATAAAGATAGGCAATGGTTTAAAGCTAATCATGGTTTAGATGCTAAACAAACACCAAGAGATTTAGCATTTTGTGCTCATAGTATTTTGGAGCCAAATGATTTGTTTATAGTAAATGATGCTACAAAAGACGAACGTTTTTTTGATAATCCATTAACTACTGGAGATCCGAATGTTATTTTTTATGCTGGTGCATCTTTAAACACTTCAGATGGTTATCCTTTAGGTACTTTGTGTGTAATAGATAATGAGCCAAAAGTATTATCTGAAGAACAAAAAGACGCTTTAAAATTGCTTGCCAATCAAGTAGTTAATTTACTAGAATTAAGAAAGAAAAATCGAGAATTAGAAAAGGTAAACAAAGAAGTTTCTAGTTTAAACGAGCAACTTAACAATTTTGCATATCGATTAACACACGATTTAAAATCACCTATAAATGGTGTGAATTTTTTGGTAGATGTCTTAAAAACAGATCATGCTGCACTTTTTGATAATCAAGAAGCTAAAGATTATTTAGGGCTTATTTCTAATAGAATGGGTTATATGAGTAATCTTGTAGATGATATTTTACATTACACAAAGGTGAATAATGAAAATATTATTTATAGCAAGTTCAGCCTTAAAGATACTGTAGCAAGTATTGTAAATAATATAGATTTTGAGAACTTAGTGACTTGCTCTTATAATCTTGTAAGTGATGCTGTTGTAAGTTCAAAAATAGGGGTGATGCAGGTGTTTCAAAACTTAATATCTAATTCTATTAAATTTTCTGACAAGGAAAAGGTTGCCTTATCAATAGAACTTAAGAAGGATTCAGATTATTATCATTTTATATATTGTGATAATGGACCAGGAATTCCAGTAAAGTACAGAGAAAAAGTTTTTAATATGTTTGAAACGCTCTCTAATGAGCAAAATAATAGTACAGGTATTGGTTTAACAACTGTAAAGTCTATTATTGAAAGGCTAGGAGGTACTTGTTCTTTAGAAGAGCCTAAAGAAAATAATACAGGTATTTGCTTTCACTTTAAAATATTGATTAAAGACATTACAACTTAA
- a CDS encoding CDP-alcohol phosphatidyltransferase family protein — translation MNIKKHIPNLITLGNLFCGTIATIYAVSSNFTYAALFVVLGIILDFFDGFVARLLNVSGELGKQLDSLADMVTSGVVPGVIIFKLIDLNLYAETAVYNSSLIDVSLFGLLLTLAACYRLANFNLDTRQSDSFIGLPTPAMCLFVISLPLIYENSNIDFVNDLIASNYFLIFVTCTLSYLMNAEIPLFSLKLKDFSLQKNWFVYLFLIISLSLIIFLNYISIPIIIILYVLLSIIKNINTNKK, via the coding sequence ATGAATATTAAAAAACATATACCTAACTTAATTACTTTAGGTAATTTATTTTGTGGAACAATAGCTACTATATATGCTGTGTCTAGTAACTTTACATATGCTGCCTTATTTGTAGTTTTAGGTATTATTCTTGATTTTTTTGATGGTTTTGTTGCTAGATTATTGAATGTTTCTGGAGAATTAGGTAAACAGCTAGATTCTTTAGCAGACATGGTTACAAGTGGAGTAGTGCCTGGTGTAATTATTTTTAAATTAATAGATTTAAACCTTTATGCAGAAACAGCTGTTTACAATAGTTCTTTAATTGATGTTTCATTATTTGGTTTACTATTAACCTTAGCAGCTTGTTATAGATTGGCAAATTTTAATTTAGATACTAGACAATCTGACTCATTTATAGGTTTACCAACACCTGCAATGTGTTTATTTGTAATATCATTACCATTAATTTACGAAAATTCTAATATTGATTTTGTAAATGATTTAATTGCTAGTAACTACTTTTTAATTTTTGTAACCTGTACATTAAGTTATTTAATGAATGCAGAAATTCCTTTATTTTCTTTAAAGTTAAAAGACTTTTCTTTGCAAAAGAACTGGTTTGTGTATTTGTTTTTAATCATTTCTTTAAGTCTAATAATTTTCTTAAATTACATATCTATACCAATAATTATAATCTTGTATGTTCTATTATCAATTATAAAGAATATAAATACTAATAAAAAATAA
- a CDS encoding YheT family hydrolase, producing MPILPSNFLPTIPFRNGHFNTMYRPLFMKGSVNYDRERLYTWDNDFIDLDFSKVGSKTLAVLIHGLEGSSSSSYITATIKHLNDKYLDAVCLNLRGCSGEDNNLLATYHSGKTEDVNFVINHILDKYNYDNIVIIGFSLGGNLTLKYIGEKGTDLPSEIKGGIACSVPIDIASAEKEMDKLKNKLYMEVFFKTMKNKILEKAHKHPEFQLDKDKLFKATKFKHLEHLYTVPVFGFESPEDYWQKASSKPYISAINKPTLLINAKDDTFLSKECYPKEEAKNSENFFLEITKYGGHCGFMSSFKPSENTWLEERIARFINRNINIDMP from the coding sequence ATGCCAATTTTACCTTCTAATTTTTTGCCAACAATTCCATTTAGAAACGGACATTTTAACACCATGTATAGACCTTTATTTATGAAAGGATCTGTAAACTATGATCGTGAACGTTTATATACTTGGGATAACGATTTTATAGATTTAGATTTTTCTAAGGTAGGTTCCAAAACTCTAGCTGTTCTTATACATGGTTTAGAAGGCAGCTCATCTTCTAGCTACATAACAGCCACAATTAAGCATTTAAATGATAAATATTTAGACGCTGTCTGCTTAAATTTAAGAGGTTGTAGTGGAGAAGATAATAATTTACTAGCCACTTATCATAGTGGAAAAACAGAAGATGTAAACTTTGTAATTAACCATATTTTAGATAAATATAACTATGACAATATTGTAATAATAGGTTTTAGCTTAGGAGGTAATTTAACACTAAAATATATTGGTGAAAAAGGTACAGATTTGCCATCTGAAATTAAAGGTGGAATTGCATGTTCTGTACCCATAGATATTGCTTCTGCAGAAAAAGAAATGGATAAATTAAAAAACAAGTTGTACATGGAAGTGTTTTTTAAAACCATGAAGAATAAGATTTTAGAAAAAGCACACAAACATCCTGAATTTCAGTTAGATAAAGACAAACTTTTTAAAGCTACAAAGTTTAAACATTTAGAACATTTATATACAGTGCCTGTTTTTGGGTTTGAAAGTCCAGAAGATTATTGGCAAAAAGCGAGTTCAAAACCTTACATCTCAGCAATAAACAAACCAACATTATTAATTAACGCAAAAGACGATACCTTTCTATCTAAAGAATGCTACCCAAAAGAAGAAGCCAAAAATTCTGAAAACTTCTTTTTAGAAATTACAAAATATGGAGGCCATTGTGGTTTTATGTCTTCATTCAAACCTTCAGAGAATACTTGGCTCGAAGAAAGAATAGCAAGGTTTATCAACAGAAACATTAATATTGATATGCCCTAA
- a CDS encoding PorV/PorQ family protein translates to MKYKFLLFGILLSSLLNAQAFRNYSNEFLNIGVDAAALGMGKAVVATTNNVNASYWNPAGLVGIEDYQGSLMHSSYFAGIANYNHAAFAMPIDKESAIGISVIRFGVDDILNTTALIDNDGNIDFNRISLFSAADYAFNFSYARNLIFKDLKLGVNAKLIRRIIGDFAASWGFGFDVGLQFERNSWKFGIMARDITTTYNSWAIDEEEFESIRNAIPGQNQELPETTEITKPKVQLGVAKDFKIGRFFNLQSEFDLNIRFEQTNDIFSSKIASIDPALGLQLDYEKLVYLRLGVGNFQYTTEFDNSKSLSTQPNFGVGFNYKGIQVDYALTNIGSVGNALFSNIFSITFDYTFFRR, encoded by the coding sequence GTGAAATACAAATTTTTACTTTTTGGTATTCTATTATCTTCTCTTTTAAATGCACAAGCATTTAGAAATTATTCCAACGAATTCTTAAATATAGGTGTAGATGCAGCTGCTCTAGGTATGGGCAAAGCTGTAGTAGCTACAACAAATAATGTAAATGCAAGTTATTGGAATCCTGCTGGTTTAGTAGGTATCGAAGATTATCAAGGTTCATTAATGCACTCCTCTTATTTTGCAGGTATTGCCAATTACAATCATGCAGCCTTTGCAATGCCTATTGATAAAGAAAGTGCAATCGGAATTTCTGTAATTCGTTTTGGGGTTGATGATATTTTAAACACAACAGCTTTAATAGACAATGATGGTAATATAGATTTTAATAGAATTAGCCTTTTTTCTGCTGCTGACTATGCTTTTAATTTTTCTTATGCTAGAAACTTAATTTTTAAAGATTTAAAACTAGGTGTAAATGCAAAATTGATTCGTAGAATTATTGGAGATTTTGCTGCTTCTTGGGGTTTTGGTTTTGATGTTGGTCTTCAGTTTGAAAGAAACTCTTGGAAATTTGGAATTATGGCTAGAGATATTACAACAACTTATAATAGTTGGGCTATTGATGAAGAAGAGTTTGAAAGTATTCGAAATGCAATTCCTGGTCAAAATCAAGAATTACCAGAAACTACAGAAATTACCAAACCAAAAGTACAATTAGGAGTTGCCAAAGATTTTAAGATTGGGCGTTTTTTTAACCTACAGTCAGAATTTGATTTAAATATTAGGTTTGAGCAAACTAACGATATTTTTTCATCAAAAATAGCAAGTATAGATCCTGCACTTGGGTTACAGTTAGATTATGAAAAATTGGTTTATTTAAGACTTGGTGTTGGTAATTTTCAATATACAACAGAGTTTGATAATTCTAAATCATTATCTACCCAACCTAACTTTGGTGTAGGTTTTAATTATAAAGGAATTCAAGTAGATTATGCTTTAACTAACATTGGTAGTGTTGGTAATGCACTTTTTTCGAACATTTTCTCTATAACTTTTGATTATACTTTTTTTAGAAGATAA
- a CDS encoding lipoprotein N-acyltransferase Lnb domain-containing protein yields the protein MKKKYFIYILFILFAKQNYGQLQLSVYSEISIVTAGPGTELYEAFGHSALRIKDPVLQLDLIYNYGMFDFNAPNFYSNFTKGKLIYKLGRYRFDYFLRSYNKDKRRVNEQVLNLTRDERQAFFVYLERNAAPNNASYFYDPYFNNCATKLRDITEEVLKGKVNWNDGNIETDLSFRQLMNREIPWNTWGSFGINLALGSKLDRKADFKEYMYLPDYVYSIFKNSNRQLENKTVDLVKKETTILEYKELKQSSSLLNPLLIFSLLAVIGLILTFKDYKNNSRNIVLDFTLLFITGVLGTLIIFLWFFTDHSTTPNNFNALWAFAPNVIMAFLLIKKRKKDWFSKYFKLLVVLLCIIPIIWIAGIQLLPLSILPLLILFIVRYLYLSKFYSSNS from the coding sequence ATGAAGAAAAAATACTTTATCTACATACTGTTTATACTTTTTGCTAAACAAAACTATGGGCAATTGCAACTTTCTGTCTATTCAGAAATTAGCATAGTAACTGCTGGCCCAGGAACTGAATTATATGAAGCCTTTGGGCATTCTGCTTTGCGTATTAAAGATCCTGTTTTACAGCTAGATCTAATTTATAATTATGGAATGTTCGATTTTAATGCACCTAATTTCTATAGTAATTTTACGAAAGGAAAATTAATTTACAAGTTAGGTAGATACAGATTTGATTATTTTCTAAGAAGTTATAATAAAGATAAACGTCGGGTAAATGAGCAAGTATTAAATTTAACAAGAGATGAAAGACAAGCCTTTTTTGTTTATTTAGAAAGGAATGCTGCACCCAACAATGCTTCTTATTTCTATGATCCTTATTTTAATAATTGTGCCACAAAATTAAGAGATATTACTGAGGAAGTTTTAAAAGGTAAAGTGAATTGGAATGATGGAAATATAGAAACAGACTTATCTTTTCGTCAATTAATGAACAGAGAAATACCTTGGAATACTTGGGGTAGTTTTGGAATTAATTTAGCTCTAGGTAGTAAATTAGATAGAAAAGCAGACTTTAAAGAATATATGTATTTACCAGATTATGTCTATTCTATTTTTAAGAACAGCAATAGACAATTAGAAAATAAAACAGTCGATTTAGTTAAAAAAGAAACTACAATTCTTGAGTATAAAGAACTAAAACAATCTAGCTCCTTGTTAAATCCGTTATTAATTTTTAGTCTTTTAGCTGTCATAGGTTTAATCTTAACCTTTAAAGATTATAAAAACAACTCTAGAAACATTGTTCTAGACTTTACATTATTATTTATAACTGGAGTTTTAGGAACTCTAATTATTTTTTTATGGTTCTTTACAGACCATTCTACAACACCTAACAACTTTAATGCTTTATGGGCTTTTGCACCTAATGTAATTATGGCTTTTTTATTAATTAAAAAGAGAAAAAAAGATTGGTTTTCGAAGTATTTTAAGCTTTTGGTTGTACTACTTTGTATAATACCTATAATATGGATTGCAGGAATTCAATTACTACCTTTATCTATATTACCACTTTTGATTTTATTTATAGTGAGGTATTTATATCTATCAAAATTTTATAGTTCTAATTCCTAA
- a CDS encoding GNAT family N-acetyltransferase, which yields MNPDLEIIPFKEEYSQQFYDLNAAWLKKYFYIEPYDEKVLSQPNTYIIAEGGYIFFAKYKNEIVGVVSLINQKTFFELSKMAVDPKFQGLKIGKELVNHCIAFAQSKKWDNIILYSHRSLETAIHLYKKMGFIEIPVEENSHYERADIKMILAL from the coding sequence ATGAACCCAGATTTAGAAATTATACCATTTAAAGAGGAATATTCACAACAGTTTTATGATTTAAATGCTGCTTGGTTAAAAAAGTATTTTTATATAGAACCTTATGATGAAAAGGTTTTAAGCCAGCCTAATACATACATTATAGCTGAAGGTGGTTATATTTTCTTTGCGAAATATAAAAACGAAATTGTTGGTGTAGTTTCGCTTATTAACCAAAAAACATTTTTTGAACTAAGTAAAATGGCAGTAGATCCAAAGTTTCAGGGTTTAAAAATTGGTAAGGAACTAGTGAATCATTGTATAGCTTTCGCTCAATCAAAAAAATGGGATAATATTATTCTTTACTCACACAGATCTCTAGAAACTGCAATTCATTTGTACAAAAAAATGGGTTTTATAGAAATTCCTGTAGAAGAGAATTCACATTATGAAAGAGCAGATATTAAAATGATATTAGCATTATAA
- the aroQ gene encoding type II 3-dehydroquinate dehydratase — translation MKLIIINGPNLNLLGKREPEIYGSQTFEEYFRTLQMKFDSVELTYFQSNIEGEIIDKLHEVGFNYDGIILNAAAYTHTSVGIGDAVKGIETPVVELHISNVHAREDFRHKSFIAPAAKGVLFGFGLKGYELAIQSFL, via the coding sequence ATGAAATTAATCATCATTAACGGACCAAACCTAAATCTTTTGGGTAAACGTGAGCCAGAAATTTATGGATCACAAACTTTTGAAGAATACTTTAGAACTTTACAAATGAAGTTTGATAGTGTAGAGCTTACGTACTTTCAATCTAATATAGAAGGTGAAATTATAGATAAGTTACATGAAGTTGGTTTTAATTATGATGGTATAATACTTAATGCTGCAGCTTATACACATACCTCTGTTGGAATTGGAGATGCTGTAAAAGGTATAGAAACACCTGTTGTTGAGTTGCATATTTCTAATGTACATGCTCGTGAAGATTTTAGACACAAGAGTTTTATAGCACCAGCTGCAAAAGGAGTTTTATTTGGCTTTGGCTTAAAAGGGTATGAATTAGCTATTCAAAGTTTTTTGTAA
- a CDS encoding outer membrane beta-barrel protein — MKKVILVCALVLSSLAASAQFTVSVNGGLPVGDVEDFSSFALSGDVGYAFATDNNLMLGVSAGFINYFGKEYDFLGTTVEAESIQFLPVAGSLHYRLSNNFSVGSKVGYAFGINDGNDGGFYYKPMLSYMVGEATSLSLFYEGITDDGFNANNVGLGFTFGL; from the coding sequence ATGAAAAAAGTAATTTTAGTATGTGCTTTAGTTTTAAGCAGTTTAGCAGCAAGTGCACAATTTACAGTAAGTGTTAATGGAGGTTTACCAGTAGGAGATGTAGAAGATTTTAGCTCTTTTGCCTTAAGTGGTGATGTAGGCTATGCATTTGCAACAGATAATAATTTAATGCTAGGAGTTTCAGCGGGTTTTATTAATTATTTTGGTAAAGAGTATGACTTTTTAGGAACAACAGTAGAAGCAGAATCAATTCAGTTTCTGCCAGTAGCAGGTTCTTTACATTATAGATTATCTAATAATTTTTCTGTAGGCTCTAAAGTTGGTTACGCATTTGGAATTAATGATGGTAATGATGGTGGTTTCTATTACAAACCTATGTTAAGTTATATGGTTGGTGAAGCTACAAGTTTATCTTTATTTTACGAAGGTATTACTGATGACGGTTTTAACGCCAATAACGTAGGTTTAGGGTTTACGTTTGGTTTATAA
- a CDS encoding TM2 domain-containing protein has protein sequence MKKSLTIYTFLIAFLAFSFNAEASFPVKKKTKTVEIVKGDKVEKAEVTSFASAASSGKSQTTALLLSVFLGGLGIDRFYLGYTLLGILKLITLGGFGIWYIIDLIMIITGDLQPKGGSYSETL, from the coding sequence ATGAAAAAATCATTAACTATTTACACATTTTTAATTGCTTTTTTAGCGTTTTCATTCAATGCTGAAGCATCTTTTCCTGTAAAAAAGAAAACTAAGACAGTAGAAATCGTTAAAGGCGATAAAGTAGAGAAAGCTGAAGTTACTTCTTTTGCATCTGCTGCAAGTTCAGGTAAAAGCCAAACAACAGCTTTATTACTTTCTGTATTTTTAGGAGGTTTAGGTATTGATAGGTTTTATTTAGGTTATACCCTTTTAGGAATTCTAAAATTGATAACCTTAGGTGGCTTTGGAATTTGGTATATCATTGATTTAATAATGATTATAACAGGTGATTTACAACCTAAAGGAGGAAGTTACTCTGAGACTTTATAA
- the xerD gene encoding site-specific tyrosine recombinase XerD — translation MNWKNAIRDYKLFLKIERGLSKNTIDSYSRDLVKLTNYLDQNDIKLSPITIDKEIIQQFIYEIAKQVNPRSQARIISGLRSFFDYLVFEDYRQTNPTDLIEAPKIGRKLPDTLSEDEINALIQSIDLSHPQGERNRTILETMYSCGLRVTELITLKISDLFFDEGFIKVTGKGNKERFVPIHYNAMKFITTYINQIRNQLKPAKTFEDTLFLNRRGKGLSRQMIFTILKDLAVKIDLNKKISPHTLRHSFATHLLKNGADLRAIQQMLGHESITTTEVYVHLDNSYLKKVVETYHPRK, via the coding sequence ATGAATTGGAAGAATGCCATAAGAGATTATAAATTGTTTCTAAAGATAGAAAGAGGTTTATCTAAAAACACCATAGATAGTTACTCAAGAGATTTAGTTAAGCTCACCAACTATCTAGATCAAAATGATATCAAATTATCTCCAATAACTATAGATAAAGAGATTATTCAGCAATTTATCTATGAAATTGCTAAGCAAGTTAATCCTAGAAGTCAAGCTAGAATAATATCTGGCTTACGCAGTTTTTTTGATTACTTGGTATTTGAAGATTACAGACAAACAAATCCTACAGACTTAATAGAAGCGCCTAAAATTGGTAGAAAACTTCCAGATACGCTTTCTGAGGATGAAATTAATGCCTTAATTCAATCTATAGATTTAAGTCATCCTCAAGGAGAACGTAATAGAACCATATTAGAAACCATGTATAGTTGTGGTTTACGAGTTACTGAATTAATAACACTTAAAATTTCTGATTTATTCTTTGATGAAGGTTTTATAAAAGTGACAGGAAAAGGGAACAAGGAACGCTTTGTACCTATTCATTACAATGCTATGAAGTTTATAACTACTTATATCAATCAAATAAGAAATCAGTTAAAACCTGCTAAAACTTTTGAAGATACTTTGTTTTTAAATAGAAGAGGTAAAGGTTTATCTAGACAAATGATTTTTACCATTCTAAAAGATTTAGCCGTAAAAATTGATTTGAATAAAAAAATTAGCCCTCATACTTTAAGACATTCATTTGCAACGCATTTATTAAAAAATGGAGCAGATTTAAGAGCCATACAACAAATGTTGGGTCATGAAAGTATTACAACTACAGAAGTTTATGTACACTTAGATAATAGTTACTTAAAAAAAGTTGTAGAAACTTATCATCCTAGAAAATAA